Genomic DNA from Paenibacillus sp. KS-LC4:
TGAATAATTATACATAATTTCATGACTATAATCAAATTTCATTTACAGGTTCAAGGCAAGGGAAACGGCCTGCATTAGGCCATGGACTTACACACAGCCCAAATAACCTCTCCACGACCTAATGGAGAGGTTGCTCGGGCTAATGAAGAGGTAAGGGGATGCTTGGCAAACTGTGTGTACATTCAGACTTAAGTTCAAGTTGCTAGCGGTATCGTTTAATAAACTCGACAGCTTTGCGAATATCCGCCTCTGGCTGCGAGCCGACCTCTCGCTCAATTGTCAAATAGCCCTTGTACCCAATCGTTTGAATCATGTTAAAATATGCAGTGAAATTTACACTGCCCTCGCCAAGCGGCAGCTCTGAAAAATCTGGACCTTCGGACGCCATTCGCGCGATTTGTCCATGATCCATTTTGTCATAGCCTAACGCTCCATAGACTTGGCGGGGGTCCACCATTCGGTGGCGGACGCCATCCTTCACATGTGTATGTACAACGTAATCCCTCAGTATATACAGCCCATTAACAGGATCATCCCCCGTGACCATGACCATATTCGCCGGATCAAAATTAACCGATACGCCACGCGAGCCTAACGTATCCAGAAATGCCTTCAAATGCGCTGCTGTTTCCGGCCCCGTCTCAATTGCAAAAAAAGCCTGCTGACTAGTTGCATAGTTCGCCAGCTCCTCACATGCCTGCTGCATGGAGGCGTAAATTTCACTGTTCGGATCATCCGGCACAATGCCAATATGGGTCGTCACAATGTTTGTACCAAGCTCAACCGCCAAATCCAAAATGCGCTTGGATTTTTCGATTTTCAACGGATTGGCCCGTTTATCTTGAAAGCCATGCCCACCTAAGTCGCCGCATAGCGCCGAAATTTCAAGACCAAGCTGAGCGATCTCCTCCTTGAGCTGCTTACGCCTGGCTCCTGTCAGTACAGCAGGCTCCATCTCCCCATCTACTGCATATATTTGCACGCCCTCCGCACCAACATCCTTCGCCAAACGCAGACCTTCGCTTACGCCAACGCCAAAGCTATCGACGATGACGCCAATTTTGTTTGTAAGCCGCATGCTCTGCTCATCTCCTTTCATTATGCTCCCCCTTACATTCGCTTTCTGCCATCCCTGTTCCTACCACTTTATAAAAAATGGATACAGTTACACGCCAACAGCGGCCCGCAGCCAGGAAGCAAGCAAAAACGACCTTGTCGTCCTTCCATGACGATGAAGAGCTTTGCCTTAGAAATATAAGCCCATTTATAAGTGTGAAACTTATAAATGCTTATATTTTCAAAAAAAACGGCCGCCACCCTATTAAGGCTGACGGCCGCTGCTATATTAACCCCTAATACTCATTATCTCACTGACTTATAGACAAAAATAACAAGCCGTTCGTGCCCTTATCCCCTGCCGCCGCGAAAACGCTGCGCATGGGCGCGGGCTTCATCCTCGTTCGTCACACGATTGCGGCTCCACTCAATTAAGATGCGGTCAATGTAGCGGAAGCTCAGCTTCCCAGCAAATACTGCTTCCTTAAGCGCAAAGCGAATAAGCTCTTCCGCATATTTATCCTCATCCATCCAGCCGCTGATGGTTTCGCATTCGATTGGCGACAGCAGCCGGCCAAACTCCTGCTCAAAAATATGAAACAGATTGACCGGATTTGCTGCGCGCTGCACCGGCTGGCGCTGCGCCTTCTCGGCTTTTTTCGACTCGCGTTTTTCCAGAGCCGCCCACTCCGCTGCCTTAAGCAGCCAGCCGCTCCAGTTATACTGCTCGGATTGGATGCCTGTTTGGGAGTCCAGATGCTCATCAATCGCTAGAAAGCCTTCTTTCATCAGCTTTCCAAGCTGCTCGACGATACTATGCTCGCTTGCGTCCATACGCTCTGCCAGCTCATCTGGCGTCGGGAAGCCATTTCCCTCCACATCCCGAAATGCCTTAAGCTGCAGCAGCAGCAGCAGCTCGCTATCCGTTAGCCCAAGCTGCCGATAAGAACGAAGCAGCACGGCGTAAATGTGCACACCGCCCTCCTCCATTACAGCCGCCATACCGCGCGAATAAGCTTTCCAGATGTCATCATTGCTCACTGCTTGCCCGCCTTTCCCTTAAAACCTGCTTTAAAATTAAACGTTTGCTGCACCCGCTGCCTGAGCCTGCACCAGCGTGTAAGTATCACGAGCGATCAGCAGCTCTTCATTTGTAGGAACAACCAGCACCTTCACACGAGAAGCGTCTGTCGAAATAACCCGCGCATCCTTGCTGCGCTTTGCATTTTTCTCTTCATCCAGCTCAATGCCCAGGAAGGTAA
This window encodes:
- a CDS encoding sugar phosphate isomerase/epimerase family protein — encoded protein: MRLTNKIGVIVDSFGVGVSEGLRLAKDVGAEGVQIYAVDGEMEPAVLTGARRKQLKEEIAQLGLEISALCGDLGGHGFQDKRANPLKIEKSKRILDLAVELGTNIVTTHIGIVPDDPNSEIYASMQQACEELANYATSQQAFFAIETGPETAAHLKAFLDTLGSRGVSVNFDPANMVMVTGDDPVNGLYILRDYVVHTHVKDGVRHRMVDPRQVYGALGYDKMDHGQIARMASEGPDFSELPLGEGSVNFTAYFNMIQTIGYKGYLTIEREVGSQPEADIRKAVEFIKRYR
- a CDS encoding DnaD domain protein, coding for MSNDDIWKAYSRGMAAVMEEGGVHIYAVLLRSYRQLGLTDSELLLLLQLKAFRDVEGNGFPTPDELAERMDASEHSIVEQLGKLMKEGFLAIDEHLDSQTGIQSEQYNWSGWLLKAAEWAALEKRESKKAEKAQRQPVQRAANPVNLFHIFEQEFGRLLSPIECETISGWMDEDKYAEELIRFALKEAVFAGKLSFRYIDRILIEWSRNRVTNEDEARAHAQRFRGGRG